From one Trifolium pratense cultivar HEN17-A07 linkage group LG1, ARS_RC_1.1, whole genome shotgun sequence genomic stretch:
- the LOC123903706 gene encoding probable serine/threonine-protein kinase At1g54610, with product MGCVQAKPLESEGSSDYRGLNRFKMENGYVPSSDFVAHRRSTGGQTKKPHVENKTKDIVIDHQVYQKQPRKHKVVDGKSVGGKGKRDGDLKDSKKHLNNVFEDEMVDGWPKWLVDNVPIQGLAGLVPKSAESYKMIDKVGQGTYSNVYKALDRETGDIVALKKVRFNTSEPESIKFMAREITILQKLDHPNVVKLKGLATSRMQYSIYLVFDFMPTDLSRIITRPDERLTEPQVKCYMHQLLSGLQHCHDRGILHRDIKGSNLLIDKNGMLQIADFGLANYYSTNQQQPLTNRVVTLWYRAPELLLGSTDYGVGIDLWSAGCLLAEMFRGMPIMPGRTEVEQLHRIFRLCGTPSQEYWKKLKLSTTFIPPKSYRPSLVETFKDLPTSSLGLLCTLLALDPSFRGSASKALKNQFFLTSPLACDLSGLPTIFKEDDENIRAKEQIKYINSKIRRSRTFMERRKNLSSNKPIEPTVSSKEVLRSNAEAETYVPSQEPGSATSSTSSSVNQAGIEDHSPLFISPFLGSDQKLPHKIHNRHANVGEKNKNLPPLSKSKPNVTKKDDNRYRTDQIFRSTSTREFRKLKTEENLPFD from the exons ATGGGCTGTGTTCAAGCCAAACCATTAGAATCTGAAGGTTCTTCAGACTATAGAGGACTAAACAGGTTCAAAATGGAAAATGGGTATGTTCCAAGTTCTGATTTTGTTGCTCATAGAAGATCCACTGGTGGTCAAACTAAAAAACCTCATGTTGAGAACAAGACTAAGGATATTGTTATTGATCATCAGGTTTATCAGAAACAACCCAGAAAGCATAAAGTTGTTGATGGAAAAAGTGTTGGTGGAAAGGGAAAGAGAGATGGTGATTTGAAAGATAGTAAGAAACATTTGAATAATGTTTTTGAAGATGAGATGGTTGATGGTTGGCCTAAATGGTTAGTTGATAATGTTCCTATTCAAGGCTTGGCTGGCTTGGTTCCTAAGAGTGCTGAATCTTACAAAATGATTGACAAG GTAGGACAAGGAACCTACAGCAATGTTTATAAAGCACTAGATCGAGAAACGGGCGATATTGTGGCACTCAAAAAGGTCCGGTTCAATACATCAGAGCCTGAAAGCATTAAATTTATGGCAAGAGAAATTACCATATTACAGAAATTGGATCATCCCAATGTAGTAAAACTTAAAGGGCTTGCCACTTCAAGAATGCAGTATAGTATATATCTAGTTTTTGATTTCATGCCAACTGATTTGTCGAGAATTATTACTCGACCTGACGAAAGACTAACCGAACCACAG GTCAAGTGCTATATGCATCAATTGCTTTCAGGTCTTCAGCATTGCCACGATAGAGGAATTTTGCATCGAGATATAAAGGGATCAAATCTTTTGATTGATAAAAATGGAATGCTTCAGATTGCCGATTTTGGACTTGCCAATTATTATAGTACAAATCAACAACAGCCTCTCACAAACCGGGTTGTGACGTTATGGTACAGAGCTCCTGAGTTGTTGTTAGGTTCCACCGATTATGGAGTTGGTATTGATCTATGGAGTGCTGGATGTCTCCTTGCAGAAATGTTTAGAGGAATGCCAATTATGCCTGGAAGAACAGAG gTTGAGCAACTTCATAGAATTTTCAGGCTATGTGGAACACCGTCACAAGAGTATTGGAAAAAGTTAAAACTTTCTACAACTTTTATACCTCCAAAGTCTTATAGACCAAGTCTGGTAGAAACTTTCAAGGATCTGCCTACATCTTCTTTAGGTCTTTTATGTACTCTTCTTGCTTTGGATCCTTCATTTCGCGGAAGTGCATCTAAAGCTCTTAAAAATCAG TTTTTCCTTACGAGCCCATTGGCTTGTGATCTGTCTGGTCTGCCAACAATCTTCAAAGAAGATGATGAGAACATTCGAGCCAAAGAACAGATCAA GTATATTAACTCCAAAATCAGGCGTTCTCGTACATTTATGGAGCGTCGCAAGAATTTATCATCTAATAAGCCAATAGAACCTACTGTATCATCTAAAGAG GTCTTGAGAAGTAACGCCGAGGCTGAAACTTATGTTCCAAGTCAAGAACCAGGTAGTGCAACAAGTAGTACTTCATCTAGTGTAAACCAAGCTGGAATTGAGGACCACTCACCCCTCTTTATCTCTCCATTTCTTGGTTCTGATCAAAAGTTACCCCACAAAATCCATAATAGGCATGCTAATGTTGGTGAAAAAAACAAGAACCTTCCTCCATTATCCAAGTCAAAACCAAATGTAACCAAGAAAGATGATAACAGATACAGAACAGACCAGATTTTCAGGTCTACTTCCACTAGAGAATTTAGAAAGttaaaaacagaagaaaattTACCCTTTGATTAG
- the LOC123903717 gene encoding light-harvesting complex-like protein OHP2, chloroplastic, translating into MSVTSSIPCIKIPTTHSSSSSSCSTSSYSLRFSSSKPYTVTIRNAQSEGPLRRPAAPSVKEPSNLPQPLKPSPPSQPPPPPQPQKPISVVADDKSVITLEFQRQKAKELQEYFKKKKLEQAADQGPFFGFIAKNEISNGRWAMFGFAVGLLTEFATGSDFVDQVKILLSNFGIVDLE; encoded by the exons ATGTCTGTAACATCATCAATCCCATgcatcaaaatcccaacaactcattcatcatcttcttcttcatgttCAACTTCATCTTATTCTCTTAGATTCTCTTCTTCCAAGCCTTATACTGTTACTATAAGAAATGCTCAGAGTGAAGGTCCTTTGAGAAGACCAGCGGCTCCTTCTGTCAAAGAACCATCTAATCTTCCTCAACCTTTGAAACCTTCACCTCCTTCTcagcctccaccaccaccacaacctCAGAAACCAATTTCTGTTGTTGCAGATGATAAAAGTGTCATTACATTAGAGTTTCAGAGACAAAAAGCTAAGGAATTGCAGGAATATTTCAAAAAGAAGAAGCTTGAACAAGCAGCAGATCAAGGTCCCTTTTTTGGATTCATTGCCAAAAATGAGATTAGCAACggaag ATGGGCAATGTTTGGTTTTGCTGTTGGGTTGCTAACGGAGTTTGCTACGGGCTCAGACTTTGTTGATCAAGTGAAGATCCTTCTTTCGAATTTTGGAATAGTAGATTTGgagtga
- the LOC123903726 gene encoding uncharacterized protein LOC123903726 isoform X3: MRVAPWNQYQLVDQESDPQLQLASTKNRFSRGCASFVCFGRTSAGLDTPSPLKVGPARQHDVSPGQTVSNNGKDPSDHVDDCNDAIKVTLKSSIRRPQNNKSVSVEATIEQEASGGHVVCTPGDQAERRRVQWTDACGSELVEIREFEPSEVDGSDDEYDNGNDRACSCTIM, translated from the exons ATGAGAGTTGCACCGTGGAATCAGTACCAGTTGGTAGACCAAGAATCTGACCCTCAACTCCAGCTGGCTTCCACAAAGAATCGCTTTTCCCGCGGGTGTGCCTCCTTTGTTTGCTTTGGTCGCACTTCCGCAGGGCTTGATACTCCGTCACCTCTTAAAGTGGGCCCTGCCCGACAGCATGATGTTTCACCTGGGCAAACGGTTTCTAACAATGGAAAGGATCCCTCTGATCATGTAGATGATTGTAATGATGCTATAAAAGTCACTCTAAAAAGTAGCATTAGAAGGccacaaaataataaatcagTTTCTGTTGAGGCTACTATTGAACAAGAAGCATCAGGCGGACATGTGGTTTGTACTCCTGGGGATCAAGCAGAGAGAAGGAGAGTGCAGTGGACAGATGCTTGTGGTAGCGAGCTTGTTGAAATACGAGAATTTGAGCCCAg TGAAGTGGATGGATCAGATGATGAATATGATAATGGAAACGACAGAGCTTGTTCCTGTACGATAATGTAA
- the LOC123903726 gene encoding uncharacterized protein LOC123903726 isoform X1 has translation MLFAVEGGGFFSASASGYSKGLSLLLLGQRNEDKPMRVAPWNQYQLVDQESDPQLQLASTKNRFSRGCASFVCFGRTSAGLDTPSPLKVGPARQHDVSPGQTVSNNGKDPSDHVDDCNDAIKVTLKSSIRRPQNNKSVSVEATIEQEASGGHVVCTPGDQAERRRVQWTDACGSELVEIREFEPSEVDGSDDEYDNGNDRACSCTIM, from the exons ATGTTATTTGCAGTAGAAGGTGGAGGATTCTTCTCTGCTTCGGCTTCAGGGTATAGCAAGGGCCTGAGCCTACTCCTTTTGGGTCAGAGGAATGAGGATAAACCCATGAGAGTTGCACCGTGGAATCAGTACCAGTTGGTAGACCAAGAATCTGACCCTCAACTCCAGCTGGCTTCCACAAAGAATCGCTTTTCCCGCGGGTGTGCCTCCTTTGTTTGCTTTGGTCGCACTTCCGCAGGGCTTGATACTCCGTCACCTCTTAAAGTGGGCCCTGCCCGACAGCATGATGTTTCACCTGGGCAAACGGTTTCTAACAATGGAAAGGATCCCTCTGATCATGTAGATGATTGTAATGATGCTATAAAAGTCACTCTAAAAAGTAGCATTAGAAGGccacaaaataataaatcagTTTCTGTTGAGGCTACTATTGAACAAGAAGCATCAGGCGGACATGTGGTTTGTACTCCTGGGGATCAAGCAGAGAGAAGGAGAGTGCAGTGGACAGATGCTTGTGGTAGCGAGCTTGTTGAAATACGAGAATTTGAGCCCAg TGAAGTGGATGGATCAGATGATGAATATGATAATGGAAACGACAGAGCTTGTTCCTGTACGATAATGTAA
- the LOC123903726 gene encoding uncharacterized protein LOC123903726 isoform X2, translating to MLFAVEGGGFFSASASGYSKGLSLLLLGQRNEDKPMRVAPWNQYQLVDQESDPQLQLASTKNRFSRGCASFVCFGRTSAGLDTPSPLKVGPARQHDVSPGQTVSNNGKDPSDHVDDCNDAIKVTLKSSIRRPQNNKSVSVEATIEQEASGGHVVCTPGDQAERRRVQWTDACGSELVEIREFEPSKEWRFCCHMPLLKLLGVCD from the exons ATGTTATTTGCAGTAGAAGGTGGAGGATTCTTCTCTGCTTCGGCTTCAGGGTATAGCAAGGGCCTGAGCCTACTCCTTTTGGGTCAGAGGAATGAGGATAAACCCATGAGAGTTGCACCGTGGAATCAGTACCAGTTGGTAGACCAAGAATCTGACCCTCAACTCCAGCTGGCTTCCACAAAGAATCGCTTTTCCCGCGGGTGTGCCTCCTTTGTTTGCTTTGGTCGCACTTCCGCAGGGCTTGATACTCCGTCACCTCTTAAAGTGGGCCCTGCCCGACAGCATGATGTTTCACCTGGGCAAACGGTTTCTAACAATGGAAAGGATCCCTCTGATCATGTAGATGATTGTAATGATGCTATAAAAGTCACTCTAAAAAGTAGCATTAGAAGGccacaaaataataaatcagTTTCTGTTGAGGCTACTATTGAACAAGAAGCATCAGGCGGACATGTGGTTTGTACTCCTGGGGATCAAGCAGAGAGAAGGAGAGTGCAGTGGACAGATGCTTGTGGTAGCGAGCTTGTTGAAATACGAGAATTTGAGCCCAg CAAGGAGTGGCGCTTCTGTTGCCATATGCCTCTCCTGAAACTTTTGGGTGTCTGTGATTAG
- the LOC123903740 gene encoding uncharacterized protein LOC123903740 encodes MGKKRKSIATTLIDEVDRTMYASFCSAANSLSQLHMHALNHQKLSFQAGQRHGLEKLYQWIWRQQEGGSRVATVDILNYIQNELDYYGEEQSVSPRAPPQHQQLQPVVHVANSGFPVTSDSSCQPVTGQRLQSEHCDDQPKSFVFSNALSSPVGLSLQHYQVGEGGSYLSGPSSMGNRNQITESSFLHQQGRDSTVFSSNDSAMDMHAD; translated from the exons ATGGGGAAGAAGAGAAAATCCATAGCCACCACTCTCATCGATGAGGTTGATCGAACGATGTACGCCTCGTTTTGCAGTGCTGCTAATTCTCTTTCGCAACTTCACATGCATGCTCTCAATCACCAGAAACTCTCTTTTCAAGCTGGTCAACGACATGGCCTC GAAAAACTTTATCAGTGGATTTGGAGACAGCAAGAGGGTGGATCAAGAGTTGCAACAGTTGATATACTTAACTACATTCAG AATGAACTGGATTATTATGGAGAGGAGCAATCAGTATCGCCTAGAGCACCACCACAACACCAACAGTTACAACCAGTAGTGCATGTTGCTAATTCTGGCTTTCCAGTAACATCAGATTCGTCTTGCCAACCAGTTACGGGGCAGCGGCTTCAGTCAGAGCACTGTGATGATCAACCCAAAAGTTTTGTGTTTTCAAACGCTTTGTCAAGCCCCGTTGGTCTAAGTCTTCAGCATTATCAAGTTGGTGAGGGAGGGAGCTACCTTAGTGGTCCCTCCTCTATGGGGAATAGAAACCAGATTACAGAATCCAGCTTTCTTCACCAGCAAGGCAGAGACTCTACTGTATTCAGTTCCAACGATTCAGCCATGGACATGCATGCAGACTAG
- the LOC123903749 gene encoding UDP-rhamnose/UDP-galactose transporter 6 yields MAPSSKAEKKAAVDAAAWMFNVVTSVGIIIVNKALMGGYGFSFATTLTGLHFVTTTIMTVVLRMLGYVQPSHLPLSELLKFVFFANFSIVGMNVSLMWNSVGFYQIAKLSMIPVSCLLEVCLDKIRYSRDTKLSIGVVLLGVGVCTVTDVSVNMKGFVAAFIAVWSTSLQQYYVHYLQRKYSLSSFNLLGHTAPAQAGSLLLLGPFLDYWLTNNRVDQYAYDVPSSMFILLSCTIAVGTNLSQFICIGRFTAVSFQVLGHMKTILVLIMGFFFFGREGLNLHVIIGMIIAVVGMMWYGSASSKPGGKERWSHSLPTNKTESR; encoded by the exons ATGGCTCCTTCTAGCAAGGCTGAGAAGAAGGCAGCCGTAGATGCTGCTGCATGGATGTTCAATGTTGTCACTTCTGTTGGAATTATCATCGTAAACAAAGCTTTGATGGGCGGCTATGGCTTCAGTTTTG CTACAACGTTAACGGGTCTTCATTTTGTTACTACAACTATCATGACGGTCGTACTACGGATGCTGGGATATGTCCAGCCTTCTCATCTTCCCTTGTCCGAACTtctaaaatttgttttctttgctAACTTCTCCATTGTTGGAATGAATGTCAGTCTAATGTGGAATTCAGTTGGATTCTATCAA ATTGCCAAATTGAGTATGATACCTGTATCCTGCTTGTTGGAAGTTTGTTTGGACAAGATTCGCTATTCAAGAGACACAAAACTGAGCATAGGTGTTGTTCTTTTGGGTGTTGGTGTTTGCACTGTTACTGATGTGAGTGTAAACATGAAAGGTTTTGTTGCTGCCTTTATAGCAGTGTGGAGCACATCTCTGCAGCAATAT TATGTTCATTACCTTCAACGGAAGTATTCACTAAGTTCTTTCAACCTTTTGGGACACACAGCACCCGCACAGGCTGGATCACTACTGTTATTGGGCCCTTTTCTAGACTATTGGTTGACAAACAACAGAGTTGACCAATATGCTTATGATGTACCCTCTTCG ATGTTCATACTCTTGTCATGCACAATTGCAGTTGGGACGAACCTTAGCCAATTTATCTGCATCGGCAGATTTACCGCTGTATCTTTCCAAGTACTTGGACATATGAAGACAATACTTGTTTTAATAATGGGATTCTTTTTCTTTGGGAGAGAAGGTCTCAATCTTCATGTGATTATAGGGATGATAATAGCTGTGGTTGGAATGATGTGGTACGGCAGTGCATCGTCAAAGCCTGGCGGAAAGGAGCGTTGGAGTCACTCTCTCCCGACCAACAAAACCGAAAGCCGGTGA
- the LOC123903758 gene encoding 40S ribosomal protein S18-like codes for MSLVANEEFQHILRVLNTNVDGKQKIMFAMTSIKGIGRRFSNICCKKADVDMNKRAGELSAAELDNLMTVVANPRQFKIPDWFLNRKKDYKDGKFSQVVSNALDMKLRDDLERLKKIRNHRGLRHYWGLRVRGQHTKTTGRRGKTVGVSKKR; via the exons ATG TCTTTGGTGGCGAATGAAGAATTTCAGCACATTCTGCGTGTGTTGAACACTAACGTTGATGGAAAGCAGAAGATCATGTTCGCAATGACCTCAATCAAGGGTATTGGAAGGAGATTTTCTAACATCTGTTGTAAGAAAGCTGATGTGGACATGAACAAGAG ggCTGGTGAATTGAGTGCTGCAGAGTTGGATAATTTGATGACCGTGGTTGCGAATCCTCGTCAATTCAAGATTCCTGATTGGTTTTTGAATAGGAAGAAGGATTACAAGGATGGAAAGTTCTCTCAAGTTGTGTCTAATGCTCTTGACATGAAGTTGAGGGATGATTTGGAGAGACTCAAGAAAATCAG AAACCATCGTGGTTTGAGGCACTACTGGGGCCTTCGTGTTCGTGGTCAGCATACCAAGACTACTGGCCGCAGGGGAAAGACTGTTGGTGTCTCAAAGAAGCGTTAA